From the genome of Latilactobacillus curvatus JCM 1096 = DSM 20019:
GGCGGTTACTTTGTTGACGGCGTTTCTTTTCGTCTGCTTCGCGTTGTTCACGTTGTTGTTGAATGCGTTCTTGCGTTCTTTGACGACGTGCATTAGCTTGTGAGATTTGTTCTTGCAAGCTCAATGGTTGGTTTGACCCAGCTGGACGCGTATTGCCGTTTGTCCGGTTAGCCGCATTATTGTTAGGGCGACCATTATTAGGACGGGCGTTATTGTTGTTAGGACGACCATTGGCATTGTTGCGGTTTTGACCATTTGATGCTTGGCCATTCCGGTTGCCTTGTGGGCGTTGGTTGTTTGAACGAGGTGCTGGTTTGCTGCTAGCTTCTGGACGACGACGGATAGCGGCTTTGTTAATCTTAATCTTACCGTTATCTGTTTTTTCGCTTGCCTTTGGTGCAGCAGGTGCTGCGGCTGGCTTGCTGTCAGTTGTCGTTGCAGCTGGTTTTGTTTCCTTATGGAAGATGGCTCTCAAAGCTTTTTCTTGATTGTCATCGATAGTTGCCATGTGATTTTTTAGATCGTAACCTTTTTTAACGGCAGTTTCTAAAAGATCCTTGCTGGCAACGTTAATTTCTTTTGCTAATTCATAGATACGTTTTTTACCCATATCTTCACGCTCCTTTATTATCCCAGTAGCGTTATCATCTTTTTGGCAAACCCGGCATCAACAACCGCGATGGTGGCTCTATGTAATCCAATTGCTTGGGTTAGCTGGGCCGCGGTATACGCTTTTGTTTCCGGGATTTCGTAGAAATGACTCTTATCAGTCAATTTCTTCTGTGTCAGTTGGCTAATGTCTGAGCCGATAAAAACCAATTTCGCTTTTTGCTGTTGAATGGCTTTTAGGACTTGTTCTTCACCACTGACCAGTTGCCGTGCTCTCATGCAAATACCTAAGAGTTGTAATAAACGGTCTGGTTGTTCACTCATTTTCGTTCTCCAAATAATTCTAGCCGAGCCTTTTGATGATCAACATATTCGAATAATTCTGTATAAAATGATTCTGCAACGTCAATCCCAAACGTCTTTTCTAAAATTTTCTTGCTTTGGGCGGTCTTGATTGCATCAGGTTCTAGTGAAACATAAGCGCCACGACCTGATTTCTTACCAGTTGGGTCAATACTAATCTCACCTTCGGCAGTCTTTACAATCCGCACCATTTCTTTTTTAGGCTTCATTTCTTGCGAAATAACGTCTTTTCTCATTGGTACTTTTCTTTGTTTCATCATGAACACCTCACTTATTCTTGTGGTTGTTCTTCAGAATCAACAGCAGAATCCGTTGCTTGGTCTTCGAAGCCTTCAACAGCTTCTGTTGTTTCTTCTT
Proteins encoded in this window:
- a CDS encoding L7Ae/L30e/S12e/Gadd45 family ribosomal protein — protein: MSEQPDRLLQLLGICMRARQLVSGEEQVLKAIQQQKAKLVFIGSDISQLTQKKLTDKSHFYEIPETKAYTAAQLTQAIGLHRATIAVVDAGFAKKMITLLG
- the rnpM gene encoding RNase P modulator RnpM — its product is MKQRKVPMRKDVISQEMKPKKEMVRIVKTAEGEISIDPTGKKSGRGAYVSLEPDAIKTAQSKKILEKTFGIDVAESFYTELFEYVDHQKARLELFGERK